From the Leptotrichia sp. oral taxon 221 genome, one window contains:
- the trpA gene encoding tryptophan synthase subunit alpha — translation MNSIKRVFERKKQNNEKTNIGYVVAGYPSVDFTKNFLSNLDKTNIDILEIGIPYSDPLADGKLISEASFKASQAGVTTDTVFELLTEVKDKVSKPLVFLVYYNLIFSYGIDNFLKKCTESNIQGLIIPDLPYEESKDLYEKTKENSIDLIPLVSVTSQNRISKISSHGSGFVYAIGSLGVTGSKQVDLPRLEKFIENIRTQTNLPVSLGFGIKNNNDVKRMRQFADGVIIGTSIVDLTTSNNLEYTISEINKFFE, via the coding sequence ATGAATAGTATAAAACGTGTATTTGAAAGAAAAAAGCAAAATAATGAGAAAACAAATATTGGGTATGTTGTTGCAGGGTATCCTAGTGTAGATTTTACGAAAAATTTTCTTTCTAATTTAGATAAAACAAATATTGATATTTTGGAAATTGGAATTCCGTATTCGGATCCATTAGCAGATGGAAAATTGATTTCAGAGGCTTCTTTTAAGGCATCTCAAGCTGGAGTTACGACAGATACAGTTTTTGAATTGTTGACAGAAGTGAAGGATAAAGTTTCAAAACCACTTGTATTTTTGGTTTATTATAATTTGATTTTTTCTTATGGAATTGATAATTTCTTGAAAAAATGTACAGAAAGCAATATTCAAGGATTGATTATTCCAGATTTGCCGTATGAGGAATCAAAAGATTTATATGAAAAGACAAAAGAAAATAGTATAGATTTAATTCCATTGGTGAGCGTGACTTCTCAAAATAGAATTTCAAAAATTTCATCTCATGGAAGCGGATTTGTTTATGCGATTGGGTCACTTGGAGTTACAGGATCAAAACAAGTTGATTTGCCAAGACTTGAGAAATTTATTGAAAATATACGAACTCAAACAAATTTACCAGTATCATTAGGATTTGGAATAAAAAATAATAACGATGTAAAAAGAATGCGTCAATTTGCTGATGGTGTAATAATTGGGACAAGTATTGTGGATTTGACTACTTCGAATAATTTGGAATATACGATTAGTGAAATTAATAAATTTTTTGAGTAA